The following are encoded together in the Candidatus Tectomicrobia bacterium genome:
- a CDS encoding DUF169 domain-containing protein, which translates to MDAARMAECEERLNRHLRLNTFPVAVRFLKSWDELPPRAKRPLKDLGNRFTTCQAISMARRYGWVVALGREDSSCVLGAMALGIERRLPHYEEGNLCIQLYTESLAAGRLSEESVPRLPEGEHVGVVAAPLGRAAFEPHSIIVYGNSAQIMRLGQAWLWKRGGTLTSEFRGRIDCADLAIAPHTTGQPQMIVPCTGDRIFGQVQDHEVAFSFPFDAMDEILDGLEATHKAGATRYPVTNWLNYTGGFPPSYEAYRKMLDEDRPPERP; encoded by the coding sequence ATGGACGCGGCCCGGATGGCCGAATGCGAGGAGCGCCTGAACCGCCACTTGAGGCTCAACACCTTCCCGGTGGCGGTGCGGTTCCTGAAGAGCTGGGACGAGCTGCCCCCCCGCGCCAAGCGGCCCCTCAAGGACCTGGGGAACCGCTTCACCACCTGCCAGGCGATCTCCATGGCCCGGCGCTACGGCTGGGTTGTGGCCCTGGGGCGGGAGGACAGCAGCTGCGTCCTGGGGGCCATGGCGCTCGGCATCGAGCGGCGCCTCCCTCACTACGAGGAGGGGAACCTCTGCATCCAGCTCTACACCGAGAGCCTCGCGGCCGGCCGCCTGAGCGAGGAGAGCGTCCCCCGCCTCCCGGAGGGCGAGCACGTCGGCGTGGTGGCCGCCCCCCTCGGCCGGGCCGCCTTCGAGCCCCACTCCATCATCGTCTACGGTAACAGCGCCCAAATCATGCGGCTGGGCCAGGCCTGGCTCTGGAAGCGCGGCGGCACCCTCACGAGCGAGTTCCGGGGGCGCATCGACTGCGCCGACCTGGCCATCGCCCCCCACACGACCGGCCAGCCCCAGATGATCGTCCCCTGCACCGGCGACCGCATCTTCGGCCAGGTGCAGGATCACGAGGTGGCCTTCAGCTTTCCGTTCGATGCGATGGACGAGATCCTCGATGGCCTCGAGGCCACCCACAAGGCGGGCGCCACCCGCTACCCCGTCACCAACTGGCTGAACTACACCGGGGGCTTCCCGCCCTCCTACGAGGCCTACCGCAAGATGCTCGACGAGGACCGCCCGCCCGAACGCCCCTGA
- the chrA gene encoding chromate efflux transporter, whose product MAEATERKAAVTHPNTFWEYLLVSLKFGLTSFGGPIAHIGYYREEFVVRRKWLDERAFADLVALCQFLPGPASSQVLMGVGVMRAGLPGCLAGFLGFTLPSALALVLFAFGVSALEGAAGSGWLSGLKIVAVAVVAQAVWGMARSLAPDPPRATVAILAAIFILAVPAAWSQVAVIFIGGIIGWAFLKGEASASDGFGRTVGRGVAAASLILFFGLLVLLPLLARAVPSNALAQVDSFYRAGSLVFGGGHVVLPLLQAEAVRPDWVTNEQFLAGYGAAQAIPGPLFAFAAYLGAVMATPPTAWIGAAICLIAVFLPAILLIVGALPFWDALRARPAVQSALRGVNAAVVGLLLAALYHPVWTSAIHKPLDFALGLAAFGLLMLWKLPPWIVVILTALAAGVLKPGG is encoded by the coding sequence ATGGCCGAAGCCACGGAACGGAAAGCCGCCGTCACTCACCCCAACACCTTCTGGGAATACCTCCTCGTCTCCTTGAAGTTCGGCCTCACCTCCTTCGGGGGTCCCATCGCCCACATCGGCTACTACCGCGAGGAGTTCGTGGTGCGCCGCAAGTGGCTCGACGAACGCGCCTTCGCCGACCTCGTCGCGCTCTGCCAGTTCCTCCCCGGCCCCGCCAGCAGCCAGGTGCTGATGGGGGTGGGCGTCATGCGGGCCGGGCTGCCGGGCTGCCTCGCGGGGTTCCTCGGCTTCACCCTGCCCTCGGCCCTCGCCCTCGTCCTCTTCGCCTTCGGGGTGAGCGCGCTCGAGGGGGCGGCCGGGAGCGGCTGGCTCTCGGGCCTCAAGATCGTGGCCGTGGCCGTGGTGGCCCAGGCCGTGTGGGGGATGGCCCGCTCCCTCGCCCCCGATCCTCCCCGCGCCACCGTGGCCATCCTCGCCGCCATCTTCATCCTCGCCGTGCCCGCCGCCTGGTCCCAGGTGGCGGTGATTTTCATCGGGGGGATCATCGGCTGGGCCTTCCTCAAGGGCGAGGCCTCCGCCTCGGACGGCTTCGGCCGCACGGTGGGGCGCGGCGTGGCGGCCGCCTCCTTGATTCTCTTCTTCGGCCTGCTCGTCCTGCTGCCCCTCCTCGCCCGGGCCGTCCCCTCCAATGCCCTGGCCCAGGTCGACAGCTTCTACCGGGCGGGCTCCCTGGTGTTCGGGGGAGGCCACGTGGTGCTGCCCCTGCTCCAGGCCGAGGCCGTGCGGCCCGATTGGGTGACGAACGAGCAGTTCCTCGCCGGCTACGGCGCCGCCCAGGCCATCCCGGGGCCGCTCTTCGCCTTCGCGGCCTACCTGGGGGCCGTGATGGCCACCCCGCCCACCGCCTGGATCGGGGCCGCGATCTGCCTCATCGCGGTTTTCCTTCCCGCCATTCTCCTGATCGTGGGGGCGCTCCCCTTCTGGGACGCCCTGCGCGCCCGGCCCGCCGTCCAGAGCGCCCTGCGCGGGGTGAACGCCGCCGTGGTGGGATTGCTCCTGGCGGCGCTCTACCACCCGGTCTGGACCAGCGCCATCCACAAGCCCCTCGACTTCGCCCTGGGCCTCGCCGCCTTCGGCCTCCTCATGCTGTGGAAGCTCCCCCCCTGGATCGTGGTCATCCTGACCGCCCTGGCGGCCGGCGTCCTCAAGCCGGGCGGATGA